A region from the Lysobacter antibioticus genome encodes:
- the rplJ gene encoding 50S ribosomal protein L10, with amino-acid sequence MALNLSQKQEVVAELAEVAAKAHSLIAAEYAGITVGQMTAMRKKARETGVYLRVVKNTLASRAVAGTEYECVQDKLVGPLLYAFSTEEPGAAGRLIKEFAKGNDKLQAKVVALGGQVYPASHVDVLASLPTLDQALAMLARVLSEPASMFARAVKAVADQQGGGEVAVEAPAEAEPA; translated from the coding sequence ATGGCTCTTAATCTGTCTCAGAAGCAAGAAGTAGTCGCCGAACTGGCAGAAGTCGCCGCCAAGGCTCACTCCTTGATTGCTGCCGAGTACGCAGGCATCACGGTCGGTCAAATGACCGCGATGCGCAAGAAGGCTCGTGAAACCGGTGTGTACTTGCGTGTCGTCAAGAACACCCTGGCTTCCCGTGCCGTTGCCGGTACCGAATACGAGTGCGTCCAAGACAAGCTCGTCGGTCCGTTGCTGTATGCGTTCTCGACGGAAGAACCCGGCGCCGCCGGTCGTCTGATCAAGGAATTCGCCAAGGGTAACGACAAGCTGCAGGCCAAGGTCGTCGCGTTGGGAGGCCAGGTGTACCCGGCCAGCCACGTCGACGTGCTTGCCTCGCTGCCGACCCTCGACCAGGCCCTGGCCATGCTGGCCCGCGTCCTGTCCGAACCCGCCAGCATGTTCGCCCGCGCCGTCAAGGCCGTGGCCGACCAGCAGGGCGGTGGCGAAGTCGCTGTCGAAGCTCCGGCCGAAGCGGAACCGGCGTAA
- the rplK gene encoding 50S ribosomal protein L11 — MAKKVVGYIKLQVKAGQANPSPPVGPALGQRGLNIMEFCKAFNAATSKLEPGLPTPVIITAYSDRTFTFVTKSTPASVLLKKAAGISSGSKRPNTEKVGKVTRKQLEDIAKAKEADLTAADLEAAVKTIAGSARSMGLVVEG, encoded by the coding sequence ATGGCAAAGAAAGTAGTCGGTTACATCAAGCTGCAGGTGAAGGCCGGTCAGGCCAACCCCTCGCCGCCGGTCGGTCCTGCGCTGGGTCAGCGCGGCCTGAACATCATGGAGTTCTGCAAGGCGTTCAACGCCGCGACCTCCAAGCTCGAGCCGGGTCTGCCGACCCCGGTCATCATCACGGCCTACTCGGACCGTACCTTCACCTTCGTCACCAAGAGCACCCCGGCTTCGGTCCTGCTCAAGAAGGCCGCCGGCATCTCGTCGGGCTCCAAGCGCCCGAACACCGAGAAGGTGGGCAAGGTCACCCGTAAGCAGCTCGAAGACATCGCCAAGGCGAAGGAAGCGGATCTGACCGCGGCCGACCTGGAAGCGGCAGTGAAGACGATTGCGGGTTCGGCCCGCAGCATGGGTCTGGTGGTGGAGGGCTGA
- the hemL gene encoding glutamate-1-semialdehyde 2,1-aminomutase: MNNTRSHELFTRASELLPGGVNSPVRAFKSVGGEPFFAERAQGAYLYDVDGNRYIDYVGSWGPMIAGHAHPQVLAAVAETMRHGLSFGVPNALEVTMAEAITRIVPSCEMVRMVNSGTEATLSAIRVARGATGRSRIVKFEGCYHGHGDSFLVKAGSGALTLGLPNSPGVPSALADLTLTLPYNDFDAASALFDEVGDEIAGLIIEPIVGNANCILPRDGYLQHLRELCTKYGALLIFDEVMTGFRVALGGAQQRYGIVPDLSTFGKIIGGGMPVGAYGGRRDLMSQVAPSGPIYQAGTLSGNPVAMAAGLATLELIQAPGFHDALERSTHALCDGLESAARAAGIAFHTTRAPGMFGLYFREGPVESFADALGSDTQRFNRFFHGMLERGVYLAPSAFEAGFVSSAHGEAEIAETIEAARATFATL, from the coding sequence ATGAATAACACCCGCTCCCACGAGCTGTTCACCCGCGCGTCCGAACTCCTGCCCGGCGGCGTCAATTCGCCGGTGCGCGCCTTCAAGTCGGTCGGCGGCGAACCGTTCTTCGCCGAACGCGCCCAAGGCGCCTATCTCTACGACGTCGACGGCAACCGCTATATCGACTACGTCGGCTCCTGGGGCCCGATGATCGCCGGCCATGCGCATCCGCAGGTGCTGGCCGCGGTCGCCGAGACCATGCGTCACGGCCTCAGCTTCGGCGTACCGAACGCACTCGAGGTGACGATGGCCGAAGCGATCACCCGCATCGTGCCGAGCTGCGAGATGGTGCGCATGGTCAATTCGGGCACCGAAGCGACGCTGTCGGCGATCCGGGTGGCGCGCGGCGCGACCGGGCGCTCGCGCATCGTCAAGTTCGAGGGCTGCTATCACGGCCACGGCGACAGTTTCCTGGTCAAGGCCGGCAGCGGCGCGCTGACCTTGGGCCTGCCGAATTCGCCGGGCGTGCCGTCCGCGCTCGCCGACCTGACCCTGACCCTGCCCTATAACGACTTCGATGCCGCGAGCGCCCTGTTCGACGAAGTCGGCGACGAAATCGCCGGTTTGATCATCGAGCCGATCGTCGGCAACGCCAACTGCATCCTGCCGCGCGACGGCTACCTGCAGCATCTGCGCGAACTGTGCACGAAGTACGGCGCGCTGTTGATCTTCGACGAAGTCATGACCGGCTTCCGCGTCGCCCTTGGCGGCGCGCAGCAGCGCTATGGCATCGTTCCGGACCTGAGCACCTTCGGCAAGATCATCGGCGGCGGCATGCCGGTCGGCGCCTACGGCGGTCGCCGCGACCTGATGAGCCAGGTCGCGCCGAGCGGCCCGATCTACCAGGCCGGCACGCTCAGCGGCAATCCGGTGGCGATGGCCGCGGGCCTGGCGACCCTGGAACTGATCCAGGCGCCGGGCTTCCACGATGCCTTGGAACGCAGCACCCACGCGCTCTGCGATGGCCTGGAAAGCGCGGCGAGAGCCGCTGGAATCGCCTTCCACACCACCCGTGCGCCCGGCATGTTCGGCCTGTATTTCCGCGAAGGCCCGGTCGAAAGCTTCGCCGATGCCCTCGGCTCGGACACCCAGCGTTTCAACCGTTTCTTCCACGGCATGCTCGAGCGCGGCGTGTATCTGGCGCCGTCGGCGTTCGAGGCCGGCTTCGTGTCGAGCGCGCATGGCGAGGCGGAAATCGCCGAGACCATCGAAGCGGCTCGGGCGACGTTCGCTACGCTGTAA
- a CDS encoding rubredoxin — MSEIAATTAYRTWMCVVCGFIYDEAQGLPEEGLAPGTRWADVPDTWTCPDCGVTKDDFEMMEV, encoded by the coding sequence ATGTCCGAGATCGCCGCGACCACCGCCTACCGCACCTGGATGTGCGTCGTGTGCGGCTTCATTTACGACGAAGCCCAGGGGCTGCCGGAAGAGGGCCTGGCCCCGGGAACGCGATGGGCCGACGTGCCGGACACCTGGACCTGCCCGGATTGCGGGGTGACCAAGGACGATTTCGAGATGATGGAAGTCTGA
- the rplA gene encoding 50S ribosomal protein L1: protein MAITKREKAIKAAVVPGKAYSFEEAVKIVKTATKAKFVESVDVAVRLGVDAKKSDQQVRGSTVLPAGTGKTVRVAVFAPAGAKADEALAAGAEAVGMDDLAEKMQAGDLNYDVVIATPDAMRVVGKLGQVLGPRGLMPNPKVGTVSPNPAEAVKNAKGGQVRYRTDKAGIIHCTLGKASFEDASLKDNLQALLLDLIKAKPATAKGQYLQKISISSTMGPGVTVDLTSLSLK, encoded by the coding sequence ATGGCAATCACGAAGCGCGAAAAAGCAATCAAGGCAGCTGTGGTCCCGGGCAAGGCCTACTCGTTCGAAGAAGCGGTCAAGATCGTCAAGACCGCGACCAAGGCCAAGTTCGTCGAGTCCGTCGACGTCGCCGTGCGCCTGGGCGTGGACGCGAAGAAGTCCGACCAGCAGGTCCGTGGCTCGACCGTGCTCCCGGCCGGTACCGGCAAGACCGTGCGCGTGGCGGTGTTCGCCCCGGCCGGCGCGAAGGCCGACGAGGCCTTGGCCGCCGGCGCCGAAGCCGTCGGTATGGACGACCTGGCCGAGAAGATGCAGGCCGGCGATCTGAACTACGACGTCGTCATCGCCACCCCGGACGCCATGCGCGTCGTCGGTAAGCTGGGCCAGGTGCTCGGCCCGCGCGGCCTGATGCCGAACCCGAAGGTCGGTACCGTCTCGCCGAACCCGGCCGAAGCGGTCAAGAACGCCAAGGGCGGCCAGGTGCGTTACCGCACCGACAAGGCCGGCATCATCCACTGCACCCTGGGCAAGGCTTCGTTCGAAGACGCCTCGCTGAAGGACAACCTGCAGGCGCTGCTGCTCGACCTGATCAAGGCCAAGCCGGCGACCGCCAAGGGCCAGTACCTGCAGAAGATCTCGATCAGCTCGACCATGGGTCCGGGCGTGACCGTCGATCTGACCTCGCTGTCGCTCAAGTAA
- a CDS encoding DUF192 domain-containing protein, translating into MSTLRIAIVGLSLLVSGCAADAGDSWVELAGRRYTVEVAADDESRARGLMFRDEMAADRGMVFVHEREQPLAYWMKNTRIPLDILYFDARKRLVSQRRDVPPCSAGDACPPYPSDAPAKYVLELNAGQAARLNLRDGAKLQFGPGIE; encoded by the coding sequence ATGTCGACGCTACGTATAGCGATCGTTGGCCTGAGTCTGCTCGTTTCAGGCTGCGCCGCCGATGCCGGCGATTCCTGGGTGGAACTCGCAGGCCGCCGCTATACGGTGGAAGTGGCCGCCGACGATGAATCCAGGGCGCGCGGGCTGATGTTCCGCGACGAGATGGCCGCCGACCGGGGCATGGTGTTCGTCCACGAGAGGGAACAGCCGCTCGCCTATTGGATGAAGAACACCCGGATCCCGCTCGACATCCTCTACTTCGATGCCCGCAAGCGACTGGTCTCGCAACGCCGCGACGTGCCGCCGTGCTCGGCCGGCGATGCCTGCCCGCCCTATCCGAGCGATGCGCCGGCGAAATACGTGCTTGAGCTCAATGCCGGCCAGGCCGCTCGATTGAACCTGCGCGACGGCGCCAAGCTGCAGTTCGGGCCGGGTATCGAATAA
- the nusG gene encoding transcription termination/antitermination protein NusG → MNSQDNKRWYVVHAYSGFEKSVAQALRDRIVRFEMQDRFGDVLVPTEEVVEMRSGQKRRSERKFFPGYVLVQIATHDEAGIPRIDSESWHLIKETPKVMGFIGGTADRPLPIQDREADRILQRVQEGVEKPRPKVLFEPGEMVRVVDGPFVDFNGVVEEINYEKSRLRVAVLIFGRSTPVELEFGQVEKAT, encoded by the coding sequence GTGAATTCGCAAGATAACAAGCGCTGGTACGTGGTACATGCGTATTCCGGCTTCGAAAAGTCCGTGGCGCAGGCGCTGCGCGACCGTATCGTCCGTTTCGAAATGCAGGACCGCTTCGGCGACGTCCTGGTGCCGACCGAAGAGGTCGTCGAAATGCGTTCCGGCCAGAAGCGCCGGTCCGAGCGTAAATTCTTCCCGGGCTATGTCCTGGTCCAGATCGCCACGCACGACGAAGCCGGTATCCCGCGCATCGACAGCGAGAGCTGGCATCTGATCAAGGAAACCCCGAAGGTCATGGGTTTCATCGGCGGCACCGCCGATCGCCCCTTGCCGATCCAGGACCGCGAAGCGGACCGGATCCTGCAGCGCGTTCAGGAAGGCGTCGAGAAGCCGCGTCCGAAGGTGCTGTTCGAGCCGGGCGAAATGGTCCGCGTGGTCGATGGCCCGTTCGTCGATTTCAACGGCGTGGTCGAGGAAATCAACTACGAGAAGAGCCGCCTGCGCGTCGCGGTGCTGATCTTCGGCCGCTCGACCCCGGTCGAGCTGGAATTCGGGCAGGTCGAAAAGGCCACCTGA
- the thiE gene encoding thiamine phosphate synthase has protein sequence MNSPWPRRGLYAITPDEADTGRLSARVETVLAAGAQWLQYRNKSADAALRRQQATALLAICRRHRVPLIVNDDWRLAADIGADGAHLGEDDGQLGTARAALGPAAILGASCYDKIELARSAAAHGASYVAFGAFFPSPTKPHARRASPQLLTQAAALGLPRVAIGGITPDNARSLVDAGADLLAVISGVFDAPDPAAAVHAYLSCFEEAPHE, from the coding sequence ATGAATTCTCCTTGGCCGCGCCGCGGTCTGTACGCGATCACGCCCGACGAAGCCGACACCGGCCGCTTGTCGGCACGAGTCGAGACCGTGCTGGCGGCCGGCGCCCAGTGGCTGCAATACCGGAACAAATCCGCCGACGCCGCCCTGCGCCGGCAGCAAGCTACGGCCTTGCTGGCGATATGCCGGCGCCATCGCGTGCCGCTGATCGTCAACGACGATTGGCGCCTGGCCGCCGACATCGGCGCCGACGGCGCGCACCTGGGCGAGGACGACGGCCAGCTCGGCACCGCCCGCGCCGCGCTCGGCCCCGCTGCGATCCTCGGTGCTTCGTGCTACGACAAGATCGAACTCGCCCGCAGCGCCGCGGCCCATGGCGCCAGCTATGTCGCCTTCGGCGCCTTCTTCCCCTCGCCGACCAAACCGCATGCGCGACGGGCCTCGCCGCAGTTGCTGACGCAAGCGGCGGCGCTCGGCCTGCCGCGGGTGGCGATCGGCGGCATCACCCCGGACAATGCGCGTTCGCTCGTCGATGCCGGCGCCGATCTGCTGGCGGTCATCAGCGGCGTGTTCGATGCGCCCGACCCGGCCGCCGCCGTGCACGCCTACCTTTCCTGTTTCGAAGAAGCCCCCCATGAATAA
- the rpoB gene encoding DNA-directed RNA polymerase subunit beta: MTTASTNYSFTEKKRIRKDFGKRKSILEVPFLLAIQVDSYREFLQEHTDPAKRADRGLHAALKSVFPISSYSGNAALEYVGYKLGDPVFDERECRNRGLSYGAPLRVTVRLVIYDRESSTKAIKYVKEQEVYMGEIPLMTDNGTFIVNGTERVIVSQLHRSPGVFFDHDRGKTHSSGKLLYSARIIPYRGSWLDFEFDPKDALFTRIDRRRKLPVTVLLRALGYNNEEMLAEFFEINTFHIMSEGVQWELVSERLRGETLDFDLADGDKVIVEAGKRITARHVKQLEQSGIAALAVPDSYLVGRILSHDVVDTRSGELLASANDEISDDQLAAFRKAGIESVGTIWVNDLDRGPYISNTLRIDPSKTQLEALVEIYRMMRPGEPPTKDAAQNLFHNLFFTFERYDLSGVGRMKFNRRIGRKETLGASVLYDAKYFAERKDDESVRLRNELGKTSDILDVIRVLTEIRNGRGVVDDIDHLGNRRVRSVGEMAENTFRVGLVRVERAVKERLSMAESEGLTPQELINAKPVAAAIKEFFGSSQLSQFMDQNNPLSEVTHKRRVSALGPGGLTRERAGFEVRDVHPTHYGRVCTIETPEGPNIGLINSLAVFARTNKYGFLETPYRKVVDGKVTDDVEFLSAIEENEYVIAQANAPQDDKGMISSQFVACRYQGETLLKPPSEIHFMDVSPMQTVSVAAALVPFLEHDDANRALMGANMQRQAVPTLKAQKPLVGTGIERAVARDSGVTVNALRGGTIEQIDAARIVVKVNESEISGVTDAGVDIYNLIKYTRSNQNTCINQSPLVKVGDVIARGDVLADGPSTDIGELALGQNMLVAFMPWNGYNFEDSILLSERVVEEDRYTTIHIEELTCVARDTKLGPEEISADIPNVSEQALNRLDESGVVYIGAEVRAGDILVGKVTPKGESQLTPEEKLLRAIFGEKASDVKDSSLRVPPGMDGTVIDVQVFTRDGIEKDKRARQIEESEIRRVKKDFDDQFRILEAAIYDRLRSQLIGKTANGGAGLKKGDTVTSLVLDGLKKSDWFTLRMKDEDAIEAIERAQKQIDVHQKEFDRRFADKRGKITQGDDLAPGVLKMVKVFLAVKRRIQPGDKMAGRHGNKGVVSTIVPVEDMPYAADGQTVDIVLNPLGVPSRMNIGQILEVHLGWAAKGLGQKIQRMLEAQQKIAELRKFLDDIYNHDQKLHGQRVDLKQFTDEELLTLAHNLVDGVPMATPVFDGAAEFEIKRMLELAELPSSGQTILHDGRTGEAFERPVTIGYMHMLKLNHLVDDKMHARSTGPYSLVTQQPLGGKAQFGGQRFGEMEVWALEAYGAAYTLQEMLTVKSDDVQGRNQMYKNIVDGEYEMVAGMPESFNVLVKEIRSLAINMELEEN; this comes from the coding sequence ATGACCACAGCTTCCACGAACTATTCGTTCACCGAAAAGAAGCGCATCCGCAAGGATTTCGGCAAGCGCAAATCCATCCTCGAAGTGCCGTTCCTGCTCGCGATCCAGGTCGACTCCTATCGCGAATTCCTGCAGGAACATACCGATCCGGCCAAGCGCGCCGATCGCGGCCTGCATGCGGCCCTCAAGTCGGTGTTCCCGATCTCCAGCTACAGCGGCAACGCTGCTCTCGAATACGTCGGCTACAAGCTCGGCGATCCGGTGTTCGATGAGCGCGAGTGCCGCAACCGCGGCCTGTCCTACGGCGCCCCGCTGCGCGTGACCGTGCGCCTGGTGATCTACGACCGCGAGTCGTCGACCAAGGCCATCAAGTACGTGAAGGAGCAGGAGGTCTACATGGGCGAAATTCCGCTCATGACCGACAACGGTACCTTCATCGTCAACGGCACCGAGCGCGTCATCGTCTCGCAGCTGCACCGTTCGCCCGGCGTGTTCTTCGACCACGACCGCGGCAAGACCCACAGCTCGGGCAAGCTGCTGTACAGCGCCCGCATCATTCCCTACCGCGGTTCCTGGCTCGACTTCGAGTTCGACCCGAAGGACGCGCTGTTCACCCGTATCGACCGTCGCCGCAAGCTGCCGGTCACCGTGCTGCTGCGCGCGCTCGGCTACAACAACGAAGAAATGCTCGCCGAGTTCTTCGAGATCAACACCTTCCACATCATGTCCGAGGGCGTGCAGTGGGAGCTGGTCTCCGAGCGCCTGCGCGGCGAAACCCTGGACTTCGATCTGGCCGACGGCGACAAGGTCATCGTCGAAGCCGGCAAGCGCATCACCGCGCGCCACGTCAAGCAGCTCGAGCAGTCCGGCATCGCCGCGCTGGCCGTGCCCGACAGCTACCTGGTCGGCCGCATCCTGTCGCACGACGTCGTCGACACCCGTTCCGGCGAACTGCTGGCCTCGGCCAACGACGAAATCAGCGACGACCAGCTGGCCGCGTTCCGCAAGGCCGGCATCGAGTCGGTCGGCACGATCTGGGTCAACGACCTCGACCGCGGTCCGTACATCTCCAACACCCTGCGCATCGATCCGTCGAAGACGCAGCTGGAAGCCTTGGTCGAAATCTACCGGATGATGCGTCCGGGCGAGCCGCCGACCAAGGACGCCGCGCAGAACCTGTTCCACAACCTGTTCTTCACCTTCGAGCGCTACGACCTGTCGGGCGTCGGCCGGATGAAGTTCAACCGCCGCATCGGCCGCAAGGAAACCCTCGGCGCCTCGGTGCTGTACGACGCCAAGTACTTCGCCGAGCGCAAGGACGACGAGTCCGTGCGCCTGCGCAACGAGCTGGGCAAGACCTCGGACATCCTCGACGTCATCCGCGTCCTGACCGAGATCCGCAACGGCCGCGGCGTGGTCGACGACATCGATCACCTGGGCAACCGTCGCGTGCGTTCGGTCGGCGAAATGGCCGAGAACACCTTCCGCGTCGGCCTGGTCCGCGTCGAGCGCGCGGTCAAGGAACGCCTGTCGATGGCCGAGTCCGAAGGCCTCACGCCGCAGGAACTGATCAACGCCAAGCCGGTGGCCGCCGCGATCAAGGAGTTCTTCGGCTCCTCGCAGCTGTCGCAGTTCATGGACCAGAACAACCCGCTGTCGGAAGTCACGCACAAGCGTCGCGTGTCGGCCCTCGGCCCGGGCGGCCTGACCCGCGAGCGCGCCGGCTTCGAAGTGCGCGACGTCCACCCGACCCATTACGGCCGCGTGTGCACGATCGAAACGCCTGAAGGCCCGAACATCGGCCTGATCAACTCGCTGGCCGTGTTCGCCCGCACCAACAAGTACGGCTTCCTCGAGACGCCGTACCGCAAGGTCGTGGACGGCAAGGTCACCGACGACGTCGAGTTCCTCTCGGCGATCGAAGAGAACGAGTACGTCATCGCCCAGGCCAACGCGCCGCAGGACGACAAGGGCATGATCAGCTCGCAGTTCGTCGCCTGCCGTTACCAGGGCGAAACCCTGCTCAAGCCGCCGTCCGAGATCCACTTCATGGACGTCTCGCCGATGCAGACCGTGTCGGTCGCGGCCGCGCTGGTTCCGTTCCTCGAGCACGACGACGCCAACCGCGCACTGATGGGCGCGAACATGCAGCGTCAGGCCGTCCCGACCCTGAAGGCGCAGAAGCCGCTGGTCGGTACCGGCATCGAGCGCGCCGTGGCGCGCGACTCGGGCGTCACCGTGAATGCGCTGCGCGGCGGCACGATCGAGCAGATCGATGCGGCCCGTATCGTGGTCAAGGTCAACGAGTCGGAAATCTCCGGCGTCACCGATGCCGGCGTCGACATCTACAACCTGATCAAGTACACGCGTTCGAACCAGAACACCTGTATCAACCAGAGCCCGCTGGTCAAGGTCGGCGACGTCATCGCCCGCGGCGACGTGCTGGCCGACGGCCCCTCGACCGACATCGGCGAGCTCGCGCTCGGCCAGAACATGCTGGTCGCGTTCATGCCGTGGAACGGCTACAACTTCGAAGACTCGATCCTGCTCTCCGAGCGCGTGGTCGAAGAGGATCGTTACACCACGATCCACATCGAAGAGCTGACCTGCGTCGCGCGCGACACCAAGCTGGGACCGGAGGAAATCTCCGCCGACATCCCGAACGTCTCCGAGCAGGCGCTGAACCGCCTCGACGAGTCGGGCGTGGTGTACATCGGCGCCGAAGTTCGCGCCGGCGACATTCTGGTCGGCAAGGTCACGCCGAAGGGCGAGAGCCAGCTGACCCCGGAAGAGAAGCTGCTGCGCGCGATCTTCGGCGAGAAGGCTTCGGACGTTAAGGACAGCTCGCTGCGCGTGCCCCCGGGCATGGACGGCACCGTCATCGACGTGCAGGTCTTCACCCGCGACGGCATCGAGAAGGACAAGCGCGCCCGCCAGATCGAAGAGTCGGAAATCCGTCGCGTCAAGAAGGACTTCGACGACCAGTTCCGCATCCTCGAAGCGGCGATCTACGACCGTCTGCGTTCGCAGCTGATCGGCAAGACCGCCAACGGCGGCGCCGGTCTGAAGAAGGGCGACACGGTCACCAGCCTGGTGCTCGACGGCCTGAAGAAGTCCGATTGGTTCACCCTGCGCATGAAGGACGAGGACGCGATCGAAGCGATCGAACGCGCCCAGAAGCAGATCGACGTCCACCAGAAGGAATTCGATCGCCGCTTCGCCGACAAGCGCGGCAAGATCACCCAGGGCGACGACCTCGCGCCGGGCGTGCTCAAGATGGTCAAGGTGTTCCTGGCGGTTAAGCGCCGCATCCAGCCGGGCGACAAGATGGCCGGCCGTCACGGCAACAAGGGTGTCGTGTCGACCATCGTGCCGGTCGAGGACATGCCGTACGCGGCCGACGGCCAGACCGTCGACATCGTGCTGAACCCGCTGGGCGTGCCGTCGCGTATGAACATCGGCCAGATCCTCGAAGTGCATCTGGGCTGGGCCGCCAAGGGCCTGGGCCAGAAGATCCAGCGCATGCTGGAGGCGCAGCAGAAGATCGCCGAACTGCGCAAGTTCCTCGACGACATCTACAACCACGACCAGAAGCTCCACGGCCAGCGCGTCGACCTGAAGCAATTCACCGACGAAGAGCTGCTGACCCTGGCGCACAACCTGGTCGACGGCGTGCCGATGGCGACGCCGGTGTTCGACGGCGCGGCCGAGTTCGAGATCAAGCGCATGCTCGAGCTGGCCGAACTGCCGAGCAGCGGTCAGACGATCCTGCACGACGGCCGCACCGGCGAAGCGTTCGAGCGTCCGGTCACGATCGGCTACATGCACATGCTGAAGCTGAACCACCTCGTCGACGACAAGATGCACGCGCGTTCGACCGGTCCGTACTCGCTCGTCACCCAGCAGCCGCTGGGCGGCAAGGCGCAGTTCGGCGGCCAGCGTTTCGGCGAAATGGAAGTCTGGGCGCTGGAAGCCTACGGCGCGGCCTACACCCTGCAGGAAATGCTGACGGTGAAGTCCGACGACGTGCAGGGCCGCAACCAGATGTACAAGAACATCGTCGACGGCGAGTACGAGATGGTCGCCGGCATGCCGGAGTCCTTCAACGTGCTCGTGAAGGAAATCCGCTCGCTCGCGATCAACATGGAGCTGGAAGAGAACTGA
- the secE gene encoding preprotein translocase subunit SecE produces MNSKAEQHKSGGAGDIAKYALALLLALGGVFAYLWFENWSGPLRSGVVVAGLLAGAVVFMFSTKGAQTREFLSESRFELRKVVWPTREEALKTTWVVMIAVAILSLILSGFDYVIQAAVKFLLSR; encoded by the coding sequence ATGAACAGCAAGGCCGAACAACATAAATCCGGCGGTGCCGGTGATATTGCCAAGTACGCGCTGGCGCTGCTGCTTGCGCTGGGCGGTGTGTTCGCCTACCTCTGGTTCGAGAACTGGAGCGGCCCGCTGCGTAGCGGCGTGGTCGTCGCCGGCCTGCTCGCCGGCGCGGTGGTGTTCATGTTTTCCACCAAGGGTGCACAGACCCGCGAATTCCTCTCGGAATCGCGTTTCGAGTTGCGCAAGGTGGTCTGGCCGACCCGCGAAGAAGCGCTCAAGACCACCTGGGTGGTCATGATCGCGGTCGCGATTCTCAGCCTCATCCTGTCCGGCTTCGATTATGTGATCCAGGCTGCGGTCAAGTTCCTGCTGTCGCGTTGA
- the rplL gene encoding 50S ribosomal protein L7/L12, which translates to MSLSNEQIVEAIAEKSLMEVMELVRAIEEKFGVSAAAPVVAGVAAEAAAPVEEQTEFNVILKAAGEKKVEVIKAVRAITGLGLKEAKDLVEGAPQTVKEAVSKADAEKFKKDLEAAGAAVEVK; encoded by the coding sequence ATGTCCCTTTCCAACGAACAAATCGTCGAAGCCATCGCCGAAAAGAGCCTGATGGAAGTCATGGAACTCGTCCGCGCGATCGAAGAGAAGTTCGGCGTTTCCGCCGCTGCTCCGGTCGTCGCCGGCGTTGCCGCTGAAGCCGCTGCTCCGGTCGAAGAGCAGACCGAGTTCAACGTCATCCTGAAGGCTGCCGGCGAGAAGAAGGTCGAAGTCATTAAGGCCGTCCGCGCCATCACCGGCCTGGGCCTGAAGGAAGCGAAGGACCTGGTCGAAGGCGCTCCGCAGACCGTCAAGGAAGCCGTCTCGAAGGCCGACGCCGAGAAGTTCAAGAAGGACCTCGAAGCCGCTGGTGCAGCTGTCGAAGTCAAGTAA